In one window of Pseudoalteromonas sp. GCY DNA:
- a CDS encoding polymorphic toxin type 15 domain-containing protein, protein MVKVILKNTGESLSAALAVLRKLGKGDPVKYLRDINWQDLGKQSATEVKNIVKGLRDSLDDMSTSWHYDLLLPDAAIEGMQATVNRLDDVTPKIDQHMQQAAQEIGQRVNKALDEYQGELPIRGVTDKPTKAKADELEPPKGNELPGAAIKRMPQHKVACFKKNDKGTVQEYDRQLEGQMKGLNNMTVKEYLDNRDAFKKIGRKGTGKAQKKAREDFKNELILKYEEKLINSGEYFGDEAIKQAKQLASKDMKTLHALHNPDMIAGGLDEVVELGDASVNQSIGAQWNNNGFDDNGMKTTSSRVEIMDIEAKKALSTLGPDTKLNMNLHRCK, encoded by the coding sequence ATGGTCAAAGTTATCTTAAAAAATACCGGAGAATCCCTCTCTGCTGCGCTTGCCGTTTTACGCAAGCTAGGTAAAGGCGACCCAGTTAAATACCTAAGAGACATCAACTGGCAAGACCTAGGAAAACAATCCGCCACGGAAGTTAAAAACATCGTCAAAGGCCTGCGTGATTCACTTGATGACATGTCTACCAGTTGGCACTACGACCTACTACTCCCAGACGCCGCTATCGAAGGCATGCAAGCCACGGTAAACCGCCTAGACGACGTCACCCCCAAAATCGACCAGCATATGCAACAAGCCGCCCAAGAAATTGGACAGCGAGTTAATAAAGCACTGGATGAATATCAAGGGGAATTACCAATTCGAGGCGTTACCGACAAGCCCACCAAAGCCAAAGCTGATGAGTTGGAGCCACCAAAAGGGAATGAGTTACCGGGGGCGGCAATAAAACGTATGCCGCAACATAAAGTAGCTTGCTTTAAGAAGAACGATAAAGGCACTGTACAAGAATACGACCGACAGTTAGAAGGCCAAATGAAAGGGCTTAATAACATGACAGTAAAAGAATACCTTGATAACCGCGACGCTTTTAAAAAGATTGGACGAAAAGGAACTGGGAAAGCACAAAAGAAAGCAAGAGAAGACTTTAAGAACGAACTTATTTTAAAGTACGAGGAAAAGCTTATTAATAGCGGTGAGTATTTTGGAGATGAAGCCATCAAGCAAGCCAAGCAGCTCGCGAGTAAAGATATGAAAACCCTTCATGCGCTACATAACCCTGATATGATAGCGGGCGGATTAGATGAGGTCGTTGAATTAGGGGATGCAAGTGTGAACCAATCTATTGGCGCGCAATGGAATAATAACGGCTTTGACGACAACGGTATGAAGACTACATCGAGTCGAGTTGAAATAATGGATATTGAGGCAAAAAAGGCACTCTCTACACTTGGTCCCGATACAAAGTTAAATATGAACCTACATAGGTGCAAATAA
- a CDS encoding immunity 49 family protein — MIKNHYTYAPDTYKRSQELYNKLSDDRVIEGIKNKPHTAISRLYKKNLKTLFIEALEHPNSQNAWKYLVRAQELSLGIFQSNDNPGKPFKLYYDNQLIELNGALDSEEADIFNWPTAMYLAIITRNQDAIDYLIQVDDSVFKAANYAEQFTPFDYALVDLLKAIFTPDADLASAIEKALITSNPDDYKYDEAYHYASRLYWPVVSVILGIFTDDGGVEFNQAIEKATLLHKEYYDTKEEKFEIDGALSIPLTAMASLAKDIKGYDLTTENGYIPEWLVNPNPPK, encoded by the coding sequence ATGATTAAGAATCATTACACTTATGCACCTGACACCTATAAAAGAAGTCAAGAACTTTACAATAAATTGTCAGATGACAGGGTTATTGAGGGGATCAAGAATAAACCTCACACTGCCATTTCTAGGCTGTATAAAAAGAACTTAAAAACGCTTTTTATTGAAGCTCTTGAGCATCCAAATAGCCAAAATGCGTGGAAATATCTAGTACGTGCACAAGAACTAAGCTTAGGAATTTTTCAATCCAATGATAACCCTGGAAAGCCATTCAAACTTTACTATGATAACCAACTAATTGAGCTCAATGGTGCACTAGACTCGGAAGAAGCCGATATATTTAACTGGCCTACCGCCATGTATCTCGCAATAATTACGCGAAATCAAGATGCGATTGATTATCTAATTCAAGTTGATGATTCAGTTTTTAAAGCGGCTAACTATGCTGAGCAATTCACTCCTTTTGATTACGCCCTAGTTGATTTGCTCAAAGCCATTTTTACGCCTGACGCAGACTTAGCCTCGGCAATTGAAAAAGCATTAATTACCAGTAATCCAGACGATTACAAATACGATGAGGCTTATCACTATGCTAGTAGACTCTACTGGCCCGTAGTTTCTGTCATTTTAGGTATATTTACCGATGATGGCGGCGTAGAGTTTAATCAGGCGATTGAAAAGGCAACGCTACTTCATAAAGAATACTACGATACCAAAGAAGAGAAATTTGAAATTGATGGCGCATTATCCATTCCCCTCACTGCCATGGCTTCATTAGCAAAAGACATTAAAGGTTACGACTTGACCACAGAAAATGGCTATATACCTGAGTGGTTGGTAAACCCTAACCCACCAAAATGA
- a CDS encoding contractile injection system protein, VgrG/Pvc8 family — protein MQTRIVVYGTNHPVHVVDFELTTCINSGFLLKANLESQFDLADELLVGNMLTFEIESPDAISTYFTGTLFDIQSGFVSEHTCGAEVVLKPRLELLKQTEKSQIFVQANVQSVLNKLIQKAGYSQDRIKWRVTKDLPTLPQCVQALENDYTFFTRLLAKYGLIYWFECHDFIESIVIAEGNLASPYIERGLLSVTDKDGLVHEHKTGFVGFTQCQSRHRFRMGGSQVHVNAHPPTSVSSAQRSYFEPAAQNPAEQFERTGNLELAYQQGKNEVTLVGNVAEANAGYSFSLNGKLGTAKGGDYTCIRSKQVYKQGSANDPKQVAYHSESVCVPRGEPIRIAPPEHSPKPMVFTATVRSLSGSKANPHLDTQGQYATQVHFDSQVTESVKRLTQYACRGQKQPTGLHFPLLPDSNVLIGCMNNDPDQSYLLGFALNDTQPSVVTSANNTQNVLCSRGQNLLMFDDTPNTPHIVLQTLAGNQHLVLHGDKKQPYIHWLAQLGAMNIFAAKDIQLGSVKSAIRLLTNKTFIASAKQQLALESKKSVIADAATNLDVTANQIGVSAKQNITLKAGRSHRSVIQSDIKLKADNNLTITAPAGSQIIQSQGNITIKGSGSGNLTLANGGSEISIDSSGNVNIFADKLLTLKGKAMTVFDGSMEQDIGGKQSATMPSVPQIAQIAANQRLSLTADGAASLADKTIDLSYFYSDGTPVEDIDYEVVMDNGQIYTGQLSRGTAEIIDVPAGNYTVSYIGEDEEKIISLRQELRTALDQMVAEIRKQADIQERLIDDENLGMQGLIYSGAFLYGLYQQGESIVTGVADLVEGTAGAIYDVGAATFRILGHLATGDVEAMRAELQQIMSTASESINGIVEAFETLVIIAEDEEARTLLANFPARYFNAHSSVERTRMAGRLSFEILLALATFGSGAVVSAIAKSNYFVKATRALEKLTQATKLKRLNYTRSGTTEKVQLDRLPKVETDIDDVKRIESVAPASVALKVNPRTHVQILLDDFLSDAPEHIKNNYRVALRDGKPYITRRNQTVSDQLQYVDGQIVFASNRIDTPNKVLQRLKVDHKSLTPAAKQKLRALEAQRNQAIAKRDAALKSGNAEHLKAAYKDMRAASEELGEEAARIFVEQNYPGATPLRSKLLTDGKQGQFDQLYQTEDGRLLVIEAKGGSATWGSRMAGTKRAQQGSRAYMDSIFKNYEKKLTEYIADPKYGDPNEAKFNEQVKELSKMLDEYESAIEMEDFIDNPIEYIGVQQKVSGTEVKGAIDATIFDIKNI, from the coding sequence ATGCAAACAAGGATTGTGGTGTATGGTACTAACCATCCTGTACATGTCGTCGATTTTGAACTCACGACCTGTATCAATAGCGGCTTTTTACTCAAAGCGAACCTAGAATCCCAATTTGACCTTGCTGATGAATTACTCGTTGGCAATATGCTCACGTTTGAAATTGAGTCACCGGACGCAATATCGACGTATTTCACTGGGACTTTGTTTGATATCCAATCTGGTTTTGTGTCTGAGCACACCTGTGGTGCAGAGGTGGTCTTAAAGCCTCGCCTTGAGTTACTTAAGCAAACAGAAAAAAGCCAAATCTTTGTACAAGCCAATGTCCAGTCTGTCCTCAATAAGTTGATACAAAAAGCCGGCTATTCACAAGACCGGATAAAATGGCGAGTCACTAAAGATTTACCCACGTTACCGCAGTGCGTGCAAGCGCTAGAAAACGACTACACCTTTTTCACCCGACTCTTGGCAAAGTACGGGTTAATTTATTGGTTTGAATGCCATGATTTTATTGAGTCGATAGTGATTGCCGAGGGGAATCTTGCAAGCCCGTATATTGAGCGAGGCTTGCTGTCGGTGACGGATAAAGATGGTCTAGTTCACGAGCATAAAACCGGCTTTGTTGGGTTTACGCAGTGCCAAAGCCGCCATCGTTTTAGAATGGGTGGCTCACAAGTGCATGTGAATGCCCATCCACCAACCTCGGTCAGCTCCGCGCAGCGCAGTTATTTTGAGCCTGCTGCACAAAATCCTGCAGAGCAATTTGAGCGCACCGGTAATCTCGAGCTTGCCTACCAACAAGGTAAAAATGAAGTCACGCTGGTAGGGAACGTAGCCGAAGCCAATGCCGGTTATTCGTTTTCGTTAAATGGTAAATTAGGCACAGCGAAAGGTGGCGATTATACTTGTATTCGCAGTAAACAGGTGTATAAGCAAGGCAGTGCCAATGACCCTAAGCAAGTTGCGTATCATAGCGAGTCGGTTTGTGTGCCACGAGGCGAGCCAATACGTATCGCGCCCCCAGAGCATAGCCCCAAGCCGATGGTGTTTACCGCCACAGTGCGCTCGCTGTCGGGGTCAAAGGCCAACCCTCACTTAGATACCCAAGGGCAATATGCCACGCAAGTACATTTTGATAGTCAGGTGACCGAGTCGGTAAAGCGCCTCACACAATATGCCTGTCGCGGTCAAAAGCAACCGACGGGGTTACACTTTCCACTCCTGCCAGACAGTAATGTGCTCATCGGTTGTATGAACAACGACCCAGACCAAAGTTACCTGTTAGGGTTTGCGCTTAACGACACGCAACCATCCGTTGTTACTAGCGCCAATAACACCCAAAACGTGTTGTGCTCTCGCGGCCAAAACCTATTGATGTTTGATGACACCCCAAATACCCCGCATATTGTGTTGCAAACCCTAGCGGGCAACCAGCACTTGGTGTTACATGGGGATAAAAAGCAGCCTTATATTCACTGGCTTGCGCAACTTGGCGCGATGAATATTTTTGCGGCCAAAGACATTCAACTTGGCAGTGTTAAAAGTGCAATCCGACTACTTACCAATAAAACCTTTATTGCCAGCGCCAAACAACAACTGGCACTGGAGAGTAAAAAGTCAGTCATTGCTGATGCAGCAACCAACCTAGACGTCACCGCCAATCAAATTGGCGTAAGCGCCAAACAAAATATCACCCTTAAGGCGGGCCGCAGCCATCGCAGTGTTATCCAAAGTGATATAAAGCTCAAGGCAGACAACAACCTCACCATCACCGCCCCAGCGGGAAGTCAAATCATTCAAAGCCAAGGTAATATCACGATTAAAGGCAGTGGCTCTGGCAACCTCACCCTTGCCAATGGCGGCAGTGAAATCAGTATTGACTCAAGTGGTAACGTCAACATCTTTGCAGACAAGTTACTGACCTTAAAAGGCAAAGCCATGACCGTGTTTGACGGTAGCATGGAGCAAGATATTGGCGGTAAACAAAGCGCCACTATGCCGAGTGTACCGCAAATAGCGCAGATAGCAGCAAATCAACGCTTGTCGTTAACTGCTGATGGCGCGGCATCACTTGCTGATAAAACCATTGACCTTTCGTATTTCTATAGCGATGGCACACCAGTAGAAGACATTGATTACGAAGTCGTGATGGATAACGGCCAAATATACACAGGCCAGCTTAGTCGTGGCACTGCAGAAATCATTGATGTGCCTGCTGGGAATTATACCGTGAGTTACATCGGCGAGGACGAAGAGAAGATTATCTCGTTACGCCAAGAGCTTCGCACGGCCCTTGACCAAATGGTTGCAGAAATCCGCAAGCAAGCTGACATTCAAGAGCGCCTGATTGATGACGAAAACCTTGGGATGCAAGGGCTTATTTATAGCGGTGCATTCTTATACGGGCTTTATCAGCAAGGAGAAAGCATTGTAACGGGTGTCGCAGATTTAGTAGAAGGCACAGCTGGAGCAATTTATGATGTTGGCGCAGCAACTTTCCGTATTTTGGGCCATCTTGCAACTGGCGATGTGGAAGCTATGCGGGCAGAGTTACAGCAAATTATGTCAACTGCCTCAGAGTCCATTAATGGCATTGTTGAAGCGTTTGAGACATTAGTTATTATTGCAGAAGATGAAGAAGCGCGTACTTTACTTGCAAATTTCCCAGCACGTTACTTTAATGCTCATTCCAGTGTTGAACGCACCAGAATGGCAGGTCGCTTGTCGTTTGAAATACTGCTTGCCCTTGCCACCTTTGGTAGTGGTGCAGTGGTTTCTGCTATTGCTAAATCCAATTACTTTGTTAAAGCAACCCGCGCACTGGAAAAGCTCACTCAAGCCACCAAGTTAAAACGCTTAAATTACACTCGCTCAGGTACAACTGAAAAAGTACAACTAGACCGGCTCCCAAAGGTCGAAACCGACATTGACGACGTTAAAAGAATTGAGTCTGTTGCACCCGCCTCAGTTGCATTAAAAGTTAACCCAAGGACGCATGTTCAAATATTATTGGATGACTTTTTAAGTGATGCCCCAGAGCATATAAAGAATAATTACCGGGTTGCATTACGAGATGGAAAACCGTATATAACAAGACGAAACCAAACGGTCAGTGACCAATTGCAGTATGTTGACGGCCAAATTGTTTTCGCCTCGAATAGAATTGATACACCTAATAAAGTCTTGCAACGCTTGAAGGTTGACCACAAGTCACTCACTCCAGCGGCAAAACAAAAGCTTAGGGCGCTAGAGGCACAAAGAAATCAAGCCATCGCCAAACGCGATGCCGCATTAAAGTCTGGTAATGCAGAGCACCTTAAAGCAGCATATAAAGATATGCGTGCAGCCAGTGAAGAGCTGGGTGAAGAAGCCGCCCGGATCTTCGTAGAACAAAATTACCCAGGAGCAACACCACTGAGGTCAAAGTTGCTCACAGATGGTAAGCAAGGACAATTTGACCAATTATATCAAACCGAAGACGGTAGACTCCTAGTTATTGAAGCCAAAGGCGGTAGTGCAACTTGGGGAAGTCGAATGGCCGGAACAAAGCGTGCTCAGCAAGGGTCTAGAGCCTATATGGATTCAATTTTTAAGAATTATGAGAAGAAACTAACAGAATATATAGCTGACCCGAAATATGGTGACCCAAATGAGGCTAAGTTTAACGAGCAGGTTAAAGAATTGAGTAAAATGCTTGATGAGTATGAGAGCGCTATTGAAATGGAAGATTTTATTGACAACCCTATCGAATATATTGGTGTACAGCAAAAAGTCTCGGGTACAGAGGTAAAAGGAGCTATTGATGCAACCATTTTTGATATTAAAAATATTTGA
- a CDS encoding helix-turn-helix domain-containing protein: MGVSKQTIYNWESGLTTPDLNQVIRMYIVCGLNPKSLLPKRKKAVMMNLVIPIPTSIK, encoded by the coding sequence ATGGGCGTTTCAAAACAAACCATCTACAACTGGGAGAGCGGCCTGACAACACCGGATTTAAACCAAGTAATTAGAATGTACATTGTTTGTGGATTGAACCCCAAGTCTTTACTACCAAAGCGAAAAAAAGCAGTAATGATGAACTTGGTGATACCGATACCAACCTCGATTAAATAG
- a CDS encoding Rossmann-like fold-containing protein, translating to MILDKNWRILTVGDGDLSFSYSLAKYFAPAHLTASVYDSESELKHKYQDNAFDKLHALGIDVVTQFDVTEAHCWQKVPSHAFDAVIFQFPLIPAFDSLESFQNQTLSVNSLNRKLLREFLINAAAYALDPNGAQLGIITSKDVKPYIEWNLEGSLVNGLEQYYLGQSRFEISQFPEYQIRNVDRDKHVKDTSGISYYWSVNPAHAIKEKLKVPDYLGDDYCTVCRAGPFINDRDKLAHLSSKKHKNMQRHESAWLSYLSTQEKLER from the coding sequence ATGATACTCGATAAAAACTGGCGTATTCTTACCGTTGGCGACGGCGATTTAAGCTTCTCATATTCATTAGCAAAGTACTTTGCTCCAGCCCATCTTACTGCCAGTGTTTACGACAGTGAAAGTGAACTTAAGCATAAATATCAAGATAATGCATTTGATAAGCTACATGCTCTAGGGATTGATGTAGTGACTCAATTTGATGTCACAGAGGCACATTGTTGGCAAAAAGTGCCGTCGCATGCCTTTGATGCGGTAATTTTTCAGTTTCCTCTCATTCCTGCGTTTGACTCGCTTGAAAGCTTCCAAAACCAGACTTTGAGCGTTAACAGCCTCAATCGGAAATTGCTGCGAGAATTCTTAATAAACGCAGCGGCTTATGCACTTGACCCAAATGGCGCTCAGCTAGGGATCATTACCTCAAAGGACGTAAAGCCCTATATTGAGTGGAATCTAGAAGGCAGCCTTGTCAACGGACTTGAGCAATATTACCTCGGCCAATCTCGATTTGAGATTTCACAATTCCCAGAATATCAAATTCGCAATGTCGACCGTGATAAACACGTAAAAGACACCAGCGGTATTAGCTATTACTGGTCTGTTAACCCAGCTCACGCCATCAAAGAAAAGCTCAAAGTACCTGATTATTTGGGTGATGATTACTGCACTGTCTGTAGGGCAGGCCCTTTTATCAATGACCGCGATAAACTCGCGCACTTGAGCTCGAAAAAGCATAAAAATATGCAAAGGCATGAAAGTGCTTGGCTTAGCTATCTGAGCACGCAAGAAAAATTGGAACGATAA
- a CDS encoding EamA family transporter, with amino-acid sequence MPLLSRDFVIAILCLLCAMVTIQSGASIAKQLFPSVGPEGTTAYRLGFSALILCLVFKPWRHLPTNWRPLIVYGLCLGGMNITFYYAIERIPIGIGVALEFTGPLAVALFSSKRKRDYLWVAFAILGILLLLPDLGDVNGLDPVGVALALVAGACWAGYILYGKRSGNESSGGATVAIGMTVAALAIVPFGVVSQGAALLDWALIPLGIAIGLLSSALPYSLEMVALRKMPAQGFSILMSVEPAVAALAGFLILGELLTVWQWLAIFMVITASVGSSVSSKE; translated from the coding sequence ATGCCACTACTTAGCCGCGACTTTGTCATTGCGATTTTATGCCTACTTTGCGCTATGGTCACCATTCAATCCGGTGCCTCTATTGCCAAGCAGTTATTTCCGTCTGTGGGGCCCGAGGGTACCACAGCATATCGCCTTGGATTTTCAGCTCTTATTTTATGCTTAGTGTTCAAACCTTGGCGTCATTTACCGACTAACTGGCGACCACTCATCGTTTATGGCCTATGCTTGGGCGGCATGAATATCACCTTTTACTATGCCATTGAGCGTATCCCTATTGGCATTGGTGTGGCATTAGAGTTTACCGGGCCGCTCGCCGTAGCGCTGTTTTCATCTAAACGGAAACGTGATTATTTGTGGGTTGCATTTGCTATTTTGGGGATCTTGCTATTGTTACCGGATCTTGGCGATGTCAATGGTTTAGACCCAGTCGGTGTTGCTTTAGCCTTGGTTGCTGGCGCTTGTTGGGCAGGATATATTCTCTATGGTAAGCGCTCAGGCAATGAAAGCTCTGGAGGGGCGACTGTGGCAATTGGTATGACGGTTGCCGCCCTTGCTATCGTGCCGTTTGGCGTGGTGTCCCAAGGTGCTGCACTGCTTGATTGGGCACTGATCCCATTAGGTATCGCGATTGGTTTATTATCAAGCGCCCTACCTTATAGCCTAGAAATGGTAGCGCTTCGAAAAATGCCCGCACAAGGGTTTAGTATTTTAATGAGCGTTGAACCTGCTGTTGCGGCGTTGGCTGGCTTTTTAATTCTTGGAGAGCTACTGACTGTTTGGCAATGGCTTGCCATTTTTATGGTAATTACCGCTTCCGTCGGCAGTTCAGTATCCAGTAAAGAGTAG
- a CDS encoding S9 family peptidase — MKLLKQITFIILMTTVSYTVCAQEQGYMTPSPELAKLVDAPLIPTSKLSANGNWLALLQRNRVLTLEELGQPEQALAGIKFNPQTFMRTSSRQYSSIEFKHVATGALIKVTGLPKGKIKSPSWSADSRYLAFILEQENSATLWAYDIEQRNLKQLTQSTLNGVVTSTPYQWLPDSTAIIANIAINHGKQPSAKDKSSLTPIVQTTSGKKASTRTYQNLLSSPYDIQLFKFYSEGQLIKLNLNASAQQIGNPTYLKHFSVSPDSTNLVVGMMADPFSFQVPYSRFPAVWQVWGMRGYPLFEVARQPLADALPAGFDSVREGPREIQWRDDHGATLIWAEAQDGGDMSVKVDYHDHLYTISSPFKKEPELFAKVERRFSSIEWANNNVAILNEWRFADRSVRSSVFSPRNPEQNRVVFSERSYNDAYKDPGNFVYENSDLGSRVLKLVGGRYLFLTGNGASEKGNIPFLDRFDVKTNTSTRIWQSSEPYYERVRAMLDDEGMRFITVRESRQEQPNFFVRDLQFDTLEQLTKFAHPYPAFKGVVKEQIKYKRDDGVELSGNLYLPTDYDPSKGRIPVLMWAYPLEFKDKAVASQVRESPYQFPYIGYWGPMPYLAKGIAVFDDPTMPIVGAGDTQPNDTFRQQLVASAKAAVDTLVEKGIADPKRIAIAGHSYGAFMVANLLAHSDLFATGIARSGAYNRTLTPFGFQGEPRNFWEAQNVYASMSPFFHAEKINEPMLMIHGEEDPNSGTFPMQSKRMFAAMNGLGGNARLVMLPEEGHGYKARESILHVLWEQEQWLEKYLFPEKEDAVPEDASTDEMIPVATEATVN; from the coding sequence GTGAAATTATTAAAACAAATCACATTTATCATATTAATGACTACCGTATCATATACGGTATGTGCACAAGAGCAAGGCTACATGACACCTTCTCCAGAGCTGGCAAAGCTTGTTGATGCACCATTGATCCCCACATCTAAATTGAGTGCGAACGGCAATTGGTTGGCCCTGTTGCAGCGCAATAGGGTACTTACGCTCGAAGAGCTTGGGCAGCCAGAGCAAGCGCTTGCGGGGATAAAGTTCAACCCGCAAACCTTTATGAGGACCTCCAGCCGCCAATATAGCTCTATTGAGTTTAAACATGTCGCAACCGGTGCCTTAATTAAGGTGACTGGTCTACCTAAAGGCAAGATCAAGTCGCCAAGCTGGAGTGCAGATAGCCGCTATCTCGCGTTTATTCTTGAACAAGAAAATAGTGCTACGCTTTGGGCTTACGATATTGAGCAGCGCAACCTTAAACAGCTCACTCAATCAACTTTAAATGGCGTGGTGACTTCAACGCCATACCAGTGGTTGCCAGACAGTACTGCGATTATCGCAAATATTGCTATTAATCATGGCAAACAGCCAAGCGCAAAAGATAAATCCAGCCTAACGCCAATAGTACAAACCACATCTGGCAAAAAAGCATCAACACGTACTTATCAGAATTTATTGTCTAGTCCCTATGATATTCAGCTATTTAAATTCTATTCTGAGGGACAGTTAATTAAGCTAAATCTTAATGCCAGCGCGCAGCAAATTGGTAATCCAACGTATCTTAAACATTTCTCTGTTTCGCCAGATTCTACCAATCTAGTGGTTGGTATGATGGCCGATCCTTTTTCATTCCAAGTGCCTTACAGCCGTTTCCCTGCGGTATGGCAAGTGTGGGGAATGCGCGGTTATCCATTATTTGAAGTGGCAAGACAACCACTAGCCGATGCACTGCCCGCGGGCTTTGATAGCGTGAGAGAAGGGCCCCGCGAGATCCAATGGCGTGACGACCATGGCGCGACGCTGATATGGGCCGAAGCGCAAGATGGTGGGGATATGAGTGTGAAGGTTGACTATCATGACCACCTTTACACGATTAGTTCGCCGTTCAAGAAAGAACCTGAACTTTTCGCAAAAGTAGAACGTCGTTTTTCGAGTATTGAGTGGGCCAATAACAATGTTGCGATTTTGAATGAATGGCGCTTTGCCGATCGTAGTGTTCGCTCTTCTGTATTTTCTCCGCGCAATCCAGAGCAAAATCGCGTGGTGTTTTCAGAGCGCAGTTATAATGATGCATACAAAGATCCTGGCAACTTTGTATATGAAAATAGTGATTTAGGTTCAAGAGTATTGAAGCTAGTTGGAGGCAGGTATTTGTTTTTAACGGGCAACGGTGCATCTGAGAAAGGCAACATTCCTTTTTTAGATCGTTTTGACGTAAAAACCAATACTTCAACTCGTATTTGGCAGTCAAGCGAGCCTTATTATGAAAGAGTGCGTGCAATGTTAGATGACGAAGGGATGCGCTTTATTACCGTGCGTGAGTCACGCCAAGAACAACCTAACTTTTTTGTCCGTGACTTGCAGTTTGATACTTTGGAGCAGCTAACTAAGTTTGCGCACCCTTATCCTGCATTTAAAGGTGTTGTAAAAGAACAAATCAAGTACAAACGTGATGATGGCGTTGAGCTATCCGGTAATCTTTATCTTCCTACAGATTATGACCCATCAAAAGGTCGTATACCCGTGTTGATGTGGGCTTATCCTCTCGAGTTTAAAGATAAAGCCGTTGCCTCGCAGGTGCGTGAATCGCCTTATCAATTCCCATATATTGGTTATTGGGGGCCAATGCCATACCTAGCAAAAGGTATTGCTGTTTTTGATGATCCGACGATGCCGATTGTGGGGGCTGGTGATACGCAACCTAATGATACATTTAGGCAGCAGTTGGTTGCGAGTGCGAAGGCTGCTGTTGATACCTTAGTAGAAAAAGGTATAGCAGATCCTAAGCGCATTGCAATTGCAGGGCATTCGTATGGAGCATTTATGGTGGCCAACTTACTCGCCCACAGTGACTTGTTTGCTACTGGCATTGCGCGAAGCGGGGCTTATAATCGCACCTTGACGCCATTTGGTTTTCAGGGGGAGCCGCGTAACTTTTGGGAAGCGCAAAACGTCTATGCCTCTATGTCTCCTTTCTTCCACGCGGAAAAAATCAACGAACCTATGTTGATGATCCATGGAGAGGAAGATCCAAACTCAGGTACTTTTCCTATGCAATCTAAACGTATGTTTGCAGCAATGAATGGCTTAGGTGGTAATGCTAGGTTAGTGATGTTGCCAGAAGAAGGCCATGGCTATAAAGCGCGAGAGAGTATTTTACACGTACTTTGGGAGCAAGAGCAGTGGCTTGAAAAGTATCTGTTCCCTGAGAAGGAAGACGCTGTTCCTGAAGACGCGTCAACAGATGAAATGATACCGGTCGCAACGGAAGCGACAGTTAACTAA